From a region of the Hippocampus zosterae strain Florida unplaced genomic scaffold, ASM2543408v3 HiC_scaffold_373, whole genome shotgun sequence genome:
- the LOC127595045 gene encoding LOW QUALITY PROTEIN: ATP-dependent zinc metalloprotease YME1L-like (The sequence of the model RefSeq protein was modified relative to this genomic sequence to represent the inferred CDS: substituted 2 bases at 2 genomic stop codons) — protein sequence MGADLPRGLLLVGSPGTGKTLLARALAGEAKCNLYYKSGSEFDEMLVGLGARRVRSLFKKAKSTGPSIIFIDEIDSIAGRRNATDPNHSRAALNQLLTEMDGFSSADNVVVIGATNFEAVIDPAIKRPGRFDKVVHIPLPDRRGREQLLGYYLGKIRHGSLDLRDLAGETEGFTGADIENMVNISIIKAVKEGLQQAEKGHFXYALERVRLGIKSNRKQSPTXKMATAVHESGHALVAYLTPKAPSVRKVTIRGAGPAKGYTSFHNDRERNDLTQRELRAMIDVALGGRVAEELFLGAQKVSSGCSDDLKKATSFAYRLLRIQQDGVMTTIDDRTECSDRFRYEIDERATKILEESYGRVRALLEQHGKGLQGMAALLVEKETIEVSDIKDLVR from the coding sequence ATGGGGGCAGACCTGCCCAGGGGTCTACTCCTCGTTGGTTCTCCTGGAACGGGCAAAACGTTACTGGCCCGGGCGCTGGCCGGCGAGGCTAAGTGCAACCTGTACTACAAAAGTGGGTCCGAGTTCGACGAGATGCTGGTGGGGTTGGGAGCCAGACGAGTACGCAGCCTATTCAAGAAGGCCAAAAGCACAGGGCCCAGCATAATCTTTATCGACGAGATTGACTCCATCGCAGGGCGGAGAAACGCCACTGATCCCAACCACAGCAGGGCCGCCTTGAACCAGTTACTGACCGAGATGGACGGGTTCAGCTCTGCAGACAACGTGGTGGTGATCGGCGCAACTAATTTCGAGGCAGTGATCGACCCCGCCATCAAGCGCCCCGGCAGATTCGACAAGGTGGTGCACATTCCCCTGCCGGATCGCAGGGGCAGGGAGCAGCTGCTGGGCTACTACCTGGGCAAGATCAGGCACGGGTCACTGGACCTGCGGGACCTGGCAGGCGAAACTGAAGGGTTTACTGGGGCGGACATCGAGAACATGGTAAACATTTCAATTATCAAGGCAGTCAAGGAGGGTCTACAGCAGGCGGAGAAAGGGCACTTTTAGTATGCTCTTGAGCGAGTGCGCCTGGGGATTAAGTCTAACCGCAAGCAGTCCCCGACTTAAAAAATGGCCACCGCCGTCCACGAGTCTGGACACGCCCTAGTCGCTTACCTGACTCCCAAGGCGCCCTCAGTCCGCAAAGTGACCATCCGCGGGGCAGGCCCAGCCAAGGGCTACACCTCGTTCCACAACGACAGGGAACGCAATGACCTGACCCAGCGGGAGCTGCGTGCGATGATCGATGTGGCGCTGGGCGGACGGGTGGCTGAAGAGTTGTTCCTGGGGGCACAAAAGGTCAGCAGCGGCTGCAGCGACGACCTCAAAAAGGCGACCAGCTTTGCGTACCGCCTGCTGCGGATCCAGCAGGACGGAGTGATGACTACGATCGACGATCGCACCGAGTGCAGCGACAGGTTCCGCTACGAGATTGACGAACGCGCGACGAAGATCCTGGAAGAGTCGTACGGGAGGGTGAGGGCCCTGCTGGAGCAGCACGGGAAGGGGCTACAGGGCATGGCGGCTTTGCTAGTGGAGAAGGAGACGATCGAGGTGTCGGACATCAAGGACTTGGTGCGATGA
- the LOC127595043 gene encoding LOW QUALITY PROTEIN: probable tRNA N6-adenosine threonylcarbamoyltransferase (The sequence of the model RefSeq protein was modified relative to this genomic sequence to represent the inferred CDS: inserted 5 bases in 4 codons; substituted 8 bases at 8 genomic stop codons), with protein MLVLGIEGSANKVGVGLLRGSXILANPRRTFCSPPGTGFLPKETAEHHRAVLIELVKQALXXGKAKITDVQLICYTKGPGMAPPLLVCAVVARTLALRFGIPLHGVNHCIGHIEXGRLATGLHHPTVLYVSGGNTQVIAYSRRRYRIFXEALDIAVGNCLDRFARAGMLPNDPAPGTTLXDDGSGGKVYVPGPYCVKGMDMSFSGLLXFYSKKARALPHXKKPVAYTMQDLCFSLQETVFAMLVXVTXRAMALSNSAEVIVVGGVGCNLRLQXMVRTMAQARGGRMGGIDDRYAIDNGAMIAYAGMLDYQAGARMPFXESFVTQRFRTDEVEVIWRDD; from the exons ATGCTCGTCCTGGGGATTGAGGGGTCTGCCAACAAGGTGGGAGTGGGCTTGCTTCGGGGATCATAGATCCTCGCCAATCCACGCAGGACCTTCTGCAGTCCTCCCGGCACCGGCTTCCTTCCCAAGGAAACTGCTGAGCACCATCGGGCGGTCCTCATTGAACTTGTCAAGCAAGCCCTCTAGTAAGGTAAGGCCAAAATAACAGATGTCCAGCTCATTTGCTACACAAAGGGGCCTGGGATGGCGCCTCCGCTATTGGTCTGCGCAGTAGTCGCCAGGACCTTAGCACTGCGCTTTGGAATCCCTCTGCACGGAGTCAACCACTGCATCGGGCATATCG ATGGCAGACTGGCTACGGGGCTGCATCACCCTACGGTGCTTTATGTGTCGGGAGGGAATACACAGGTCATTGCATACTCAAGGCGCAGATATCGAATCT GAGAAGCGCTCGATATCGCGGTGGGAAATTGTCTAGATCGGTTTGCGCGGGCTGGTATGTTGCCAAATGATCCGGCTCCGGGTACCACATT AGATGATGGCTCGGGAGGCAAGGTGTACGTGCCAGGACCCTACTGCGTTAAGGGCATGGACATGTCCTTTTCCGGACTGCTCTAGTTCTACAGTAAAAAAGCGAGGGCCTTGCCTC CCAAGAAACCGGTCGCCTACACGATGCAGGATTTGTGCTTCTCCTTGCAAGAAACTGTGTTCGCAATGCTAGTCTAGGTCACCTAGAGGGCGATGGCCCTGTCCAATTCAGCAGAAGTTATCGTGGTTGGCGGGGTGGGGTGTAACCTGCGCCTACAATAAATGGTTCGGACCATGGCACAGGCACGAGGAGGACGGATGGGCGGGATCGACGACCGGTACGCGATCGACAACGGAGCCATGATTGCGTATGCAGGGATGTTGGACTACCAGGCAGGGGCGCGGATGCCTTTCTAAGAGTCCTTCGTGACCCAGCGGTTTAGAACTGACGAGGTCGAAGTTATTTGGAGGGATGATTGA